Genomic segment of Natronoarchaeum philippinense:
CGCCCGAGATGTCTTCGAGGGTGTCTTGGCCCCACGCCTGCAGCGTCTCGTTGTCGCGGTAGGCCTCGCTCTGGGCGGTCGAGCTGAGGACGGGGTTCATCCCGCCGGGCGCCATGTGCAGGAAGTCGACGTACTGCTCGCCGGTGAGAACGTGCTCGATGAACGCCTCGGCCGTCTCGCGATCGGCGTCGGACGCCGAGTCGAGGATGTTGAACAGGACGAGCTGACCGAACGAGCTGCGGCGCTCGCGCTCGATGTAGGGTGCGAAGGAGGTGTTGGCGGCCATCCCGTCGGTGTTGCTGGCGATGTCGCCCATGATGTACGAGGAGTACATGATCATGTGGCACTGCTCGTTGAGGTAGGTGTTGTTGGCCGTCTCGAACGTGTCGGCGCCCGGCGGGCTGTACTGGGCCAGCGAGCCGTAGAAGTCGAGCGCCTCGATCATCTCTTGGCTGTCGAAGACGATTTCCCCGTCGGCGTTGAGCACTCGCGCGCCGTTCGACCGGGCGTACGGCGTGAAACACTGGCGCGCGAACGGCGTCTCGTCGGAGCCGACGACGATGCCGTACTGGTCGTTGTCCGGGTCGTGCAGCGTTTCGGCCGCTTCGAGAATGGAGTCCCACGTCGTCGGCGCGGACAGGCCGGCGTCGTCGAACGCGCTCTGGCGATACCAAAAGCCTTGCACCCAACCGTGGGCGGGCACCGCGAGCAGGTTCCCGTCCGAGGAGGTCGCCAGCGATATCGCCCCGTCAGCGAAGTCGTCCCGGCCGATGCTCTCGACGACCGCCTGCGCGGACTCGGTCGACAGCAGCCCCTCGCTTCCGAGGTTCTGCATCGGGTCGAGACCCCACTCGCCGAAGGCGGGAAGCGTCCCGGACGCTCGCGCCGAGGAGATCTGGGTCGGCAGGTCGCCCTCTTCGACGGCGATCATGTCGATCGAGTCCTCCGAATCCGATTCGAAGCTGTCGATCAGGCTCGATAGCACGTCCTGTCGGTCCTGCTCGACCTGCGTCGTCCAGTACGTCGCCCCCTCACTGTCGCTGCCGCCGCCGCCGAGACATCCTGCGAGGCTGCCAGCAGCCATCGCCGCACCGATTCCTTGCAGCACAGTCCGCCGGTTGCGCCCCGTGTTCGGGTCTGTCATGGTAGTCCATCCTAGTATGGGTGGAACATACCACTTAAGTTTTTCCCATGCTCTGTTAACTCCAGTTACTACTCAATAGACGGGCGTTAGAGCCGCTATAAGCCACGATATGCGCCGTTTCGATGTTTCGGCGCCGCCGGATAACGTGTTACTCCGGCACCAATCTGCTGTATACCGGGGAGGATGGTGCCTGCAAAATATATAAGTATTTGCTTTGGAGTATCTACCATAGTGAAGACCACTACCCTCCCGCACAGGACGGCGCCCGACACAGAAACCAACTCGCTCGACGGTCATCCCTAACCCATGGACGAGCAGGAACTACGCGCGGGCCTGCAGGAAGCCGGGCTCTCCCAGTACGAGGCCGACGCCTACCTCGCCGTGCTGGAGCGAGGCACCGCTCCTGCGGTCAAGATCGCCGAGCAGACCGGCATCCCCAAGTCACGGATCTACGACGTGCTCGAAGATCTCGAACGCGAGGACTACGTCGAGACGTTCGAACAGGATTCAGCGCTGTCGGCCCGTCCACGCGATCCCTCCGAAGTGATGGCCGACCTGCAACAGCGCGCCAATCGACTCGCCACGACCGCCGAGGCGATCGAAGACCGGTGGGAGCGCCCGGAGATCAGCGGTCACAAGATCACCATCGTCAAGCGCTTCGATTCGGTGATCGAGCAGTTCCGGGCCGCCGCCGAGGAGGCGACCAACCGCATCCAGATCGCGGTCTCACCCTCGCAGTTCGAGGCCGTCCGGCCGGCGCTTGCCGACGCGGTCGACCGCGGCGTCTTCGTGAAACTCACACTCGCAACGGGGCTGGAAGACCCCCACGCCGTCGAAGACATCGCTTTCGCCGATGTCGCAACCGAGGCCCGCCACCGAACGCTGCCGGCGCCGTTTACCGCGCTCGTCGACCGGACACACACCTTCTTCTCCTCGGAATCGCATCCAAGCGACCAGTACGGGATCATCATCGACGATCAGACGCTGACCTACGTGTTCCATTGGTACTTCCAGAGCGCGCTCTGGGGGACGTGGCAGCCGGTGTACGACGCGGTCGACGACGGCATCAAGCGCGAGTACGTCGACATCCGCGAGTGCGTCCAAGACATCGCGCCGATCGTCAACGACGGGACGACGATCCCGGCCACCGTCAACGGCTTCGACATCCGAACCGGCGAAGAGGTGACGCTGTCGGGTGAAATCACCGAGATCATCTCGGCAGGGATGCCCGACACCGACGGCTCGCTGACGCTGACCCAGTTGGCCGGACAAGCAACGCTCGTGCTCGAATCCGACGGCCGCGAGTACGGCATCGGCGGGCGCGGCGCGACGCTCGAAGACGTCGAGGCGAGGCGGATCGTGCTCGACCCGCCGGAATCGCTCTCCGATGGGGGGACCTGAATGCGCTACGGCCTCAACCAGAGCGGCTTCCCGGCCGACGATCTGGCCGAGACGTGTTCGATCCTCGCCGCTGCGGGCTACGACGGCATCGAACCGAACGTCGAGCGCGACGGTCAGCTGACGACCGAATCGGGGCGACAGGAGGTCGCCGGCATCGTCGACGCCCACGACCTGACCGTCCCCGCGATCTCGACGATCAGCCACTGGGAGTACCCCTTATCGAGCGCCGACGAGGTGCGACGCCGGATCGGCGTGGAGATCGCACGCGACATGATCGACGCCGCGGCGGCGCTCGACGCCGAGGACGTGCTGATCGTTCCGGCGGTGGTCGACGACGGCGCGAGCTACGACGCCGACTACGAGCGCGCCGTCCAGTCGGTCCGGGAACTCGCCGGCTACGCCGCCGACCGCGGCGTCGCGGTCGCCGTCGAAAACGTCCAGAACAACTTCCTGCCCTCGCCCGACGAGTTCGCGGCGTTTCTGGACGACGTTGAAGACGCCGGACCGATCGGGGCGTACGTCGATGTCGGCAACGCCCTGCGTTCGGGGCTGCCGAGCCGGTGGTTGAGAACGCTCGACGACCGAATCTCGAAAATTCACGTCAAAGACTGGCTCGTCGACCACCACCGCGTGACCTACCCTCCACAGGGCGACGTTGATTGGGCGCGCGTGCTCGACGCCGTCGACGCAATCGAGTACGACGGCTGGATCACCGCCGAGGTGCCGCCGTATCCCTCCTTCCCCGAGCGCATGCCCGCGGACGTGCTCGATACCATGCGGTTCCTCTTCGAGGACGGCGGTGATCGCCGATGACGAAAGCGATCGTCGTCGGCCCGCTGTTCGAGGACGTCTGGCCGCTGGCGGCCGATCACCTCCGAGAACTATGGGCCGAGCGCGGCCCCGTCGAGTTCCGGCGGCTCGACGAGACGCCCGACCGGCTTCTCGACGCCGTCGACGAGCCGGGCGACGTGACCGAACTCGCCGCACTGGGCGTCCCCGTCACCGAAGACGACGCCGATGCCCTGACCGCGCTGGAGTCGGCGTTCGTGATGACCGACTCGATGTACGGCGTCGACGCCGACGCCCACGAACTCCTCGCCGAGCGCGGCGTCGCCGTCCACGACCACACCGACGAGGGCTTTTGGGCGCAGTCGGTCGCCGAGTTCGGGCTGGGGCTGACGATCGACGCGCTCCGACAGATTCCCCAGAAGCACGCCGAGATGGTCGAGAGCCACGAGCCGTGGGACCTCGACAAACTCGACAACGAGGTGCCCGGCGCCAACGGCCACCAGTTCGCCGACGATCCGGCGTTTACGAACGGCACCGTCGCCGGCACCCGTGTTCGGGTGGCCGGCGTCGGCAACATCGGGAGCACGTACGCCGACGCCGTCGGCTCGCTCGGCGCGGACGTGGCGGCTTACGACCCCTACGCCGACGAGCCCTGCTTCCACCGGACGGGGGCCGACCGAGTCTGGTCGCTAGAGGAACTCGTCGCGGACGCCGAAGTGTTCGCGCCGACGGTGCCCCTGACCGACGCCACGGAGGGGCTGATCACCGCCGACCACGTCCACGCGCTGCCGGAGGGCTGCGTCGTCGTCCTGATAACGCGCGCCGGTGTAATCGACATGGACGCCGTCCGCGAGCGCGTGCTCGCCGACGAGATCGCGCTGGCCGCCGACGTGTGGGACGAAGAACCATTATCGCTCGACGACCCGCTGCTCGATCGGCACAACGTCGTCCACACGCCCCACATCGCGGGCCGGACGCGCGACGCCAACGAGTCGTGGGCCGAGCGCCTCGACGCCCACTTCCGGGCGGCCGAGTGAGCGGGCGGCTTACGCCCGACCGAGCATCATCTGTCGATCGACGTACGTTGCGACTGGGTCTGGTTCGAGATGGACCGGATCGCCGCGGCTCTTCTCGGAGAGCGTCGTCAGCTCGCGCGTCTCGGGAATCACCGCCACGGCGAACCGATCGCCCGCCAGCTCCGAGACGGTCAGGCTCGCACCGTCGACGGCCACGGCGCCTTTCTCCGCGAGGTACGGCGCGAAGCCGTCGGGAATCGAAAATTCGTAGCGCCACCCCGTACCGATGTCCTCGGTGGCGGCGACCTCGCTCGTCGCGGTGACCGTCCCGCCGACGAGGTGGCCGTCGATCGATTCGCCGAGCGCGAGCGGGGACTCCAGATTGACTTGGGCACCGATCGGAAGCTCCGCGAGATACGTCCGTTCGACCGTCTCGGTCGAGAGGAACGCCTCGAACCAACCGTCGCCGGCGCGGTCGGCGGTGAGACAGACACCGCTGACGCTCACGCTGTCCCCTAGCTCCGGATCGACCAGTCCGTTCGTGTCGATTCGCAACCGATGTCCCTCGCCGTCGGCCGTCGATGCTTCGATTCGTCCCGTTCCGGAAACCAGTCCTGCGTACATTGCGGCTCGACCGTGCCTCCGTTTTAACATTACTGTTATGATTCTCATATTTGTTATAGAATGGAGTGAGACGGCGGCGATGCTGTCAGAGAGTGCCGCGAGCGAGAAACAGCGACGATGAACGGACGCAAACGAAGCTAAACGAAGCTCCACTGGCGTTAATCCGAGACGACCGACTCGACCATTCACGGTCGTCCTCGCCGTACCGTCGGCCGGTGATTTCGAAATGAGACCGCCACTCGTCGCATCGGAACCGCTCGCGTGGCTGTTGAGCCTGCTCGTCGGCGGCGTCGCGATGTACGCCGCCGCGCGTTACGTCTATCGAGACTACGACGGCGGCGATAGCTTCGAGCGGGCGCTCGTCACGGCACTGGTCTGTGCGCTCGTCTGGGCCGTCCTCGGCGTCGTGCCGCTGTTGGGGACGCTGCTGGCCTTCGTGGGGTGGCTCGCCGTCGTCCGCTGGCGCTACCCCGGCGGCTGGCTCGACGCGGCCATGACCGCGGTCGTCGCTTGGGCCGCCGCGGTCGTCTTACTGGCCGCGCTGGAGCTGATCGGTATTCGGACGCTCTCGGCGCTCGGCATCCCGGCGGTCTAACGACAAAGGCCGCCGTCGTGCCGGTTGCGTTGTTCAAGGCTCGTCCCGCGAGATGACCTTCGCGCTCTGGTACGTGATCAGCACCAGCACGAGCGCCGTAAACAGCAGGTGGCCGTACATGATCAGCGTCGGAATGGTGTTGTCGGGGCCGAATCGCGGTCCCCACGGCGTCACGACGGTAAACAGCAGGATGAACACCACGAGCATCACGAGGGGAATGACGTTGACCGTCACGTCGAGGATCGTCTCCCGGTCCAGCGGTTGCTCGACCATACCGGAGACTACGACGGACGCGACCAAAACCGACGGGGGAGCGAAAAGGAGCGCGAGTTAGATCAGGCCCGAAGACAGGATGCCGGCGATCGTCAGCAGCGCAAAGCCGACGACCGACGCCGCGCGGAACCACGTCTCGGTCTCGTCGGCCGGCGCGCGGACGCGCTGGGCCTGCAGACCGTCTTCGAGGCGCCGCGTCGTCATCTCCAGCAGCCCGGTCAGCACCAGCCACAGGGCGACCATCGTCAGCACGAGGTGGCCACGACCGGTACTGAACAACCCACTGGCCGTGTAGAAACTCGACGCCATCAGACTGCCCGAGAGCAACAGCAACAGCGAACTCACGCGCGTGATCGTCGTCAGCGTTCCCGAGGCCCGCTCGACGGCTTCGGGTTCGAGGAGTCCGTCTTTCGCCATCGGGATGACGGATGCTGTCATAAATACGACGCTACCCACCCAGACGGCGGCGAATATCGTGTGAATAGTGACCGCCGCCGCGTCGACCAGAGTCATGCGGGTGATGTGGGTGCTGGGGGGTTTTCAGGTTTGCTTTTGGCACCCGTTAGAGACAGTCGGGACAGACCAGATCGACTCGGCGGTCGTCGCTGGCCTCGGTCGTCGTCTCCAAGGCTTGCACCGAGTGGGAACTGCCACAGACCGCACAGTCCGCGCGAGCCCCGGCGACCATCGAGTCTAACCCGATCTCGGTCAGCCCGTTGGGGCCGGTAAAGAGGTTATCGACGCGCTCGTCGACGCTTTGGACCGCGCCGCCGTCGCTGGCCATCTCGTCAGCGAGTTCGGCCGGTAAGTCGGCGCTACCGGGGCCGAGATCGAGTCCGATCGACTCGTCGGCGTCGGTCGGGTTGTCGTCTGGTTGCCGACTGCCGGCTGTCGCCGACCGGCTGTCGGCGTCGTCGGCCGCGTCGGCATCCGATGCTGTGCCGACCAGTTCGCTCGGCGAGAGCATCTCTCGCTCGGCGGCGTCGACCCGCCGCTCGACTTTCTCTAGTGCCTCGCTGAAAAACTCCGTGGCGAGGTCGCCCGGCAGCGCCGACCCGCCGTACACATCGTCGACCAATTGTTGGCGGAGCTGTTCGGGCGTCGTTCCCTCGCGGGCCGCCAGCGCCGAGAGGGCGGCGTTCTCGCGCTCGGCGCGCGTTTCGGCGTCGGTCTCGGCCACGTACCGACGAACGACCAGCGGGAGCAAGCGCTGGGTCGCCTCGGTCGAGGACCAGTCGGTCGGGAACACGCTGTCGATCACGTCGACGAGTTCGGCCGACGGCTCGGTGACACCGCTGTCGGCCGCCTGCGTTTCGGCGTCGCCGGCGGCAGTCCGAGCTTCGGCGTCGCTGTCGGCCTGTTCGACCTCGGTAGATGAGGGCTGTCGTTCGACGCCACCGGACGGTGCTGCCTGAGTCGGAGCGACCCCGGCGTCGGCGCTTGCTGTCGACTGCCCGCGCTGGCGCTGCTCGGCGAGGTCACAGACGACGCTCAGACACTCTTGGACCGATGTGGGCTCGTAGCCGCGGTGCTCGCGGAAGATCGCCTCGACGCGGTCGTACAGCGCTCCCGGGAGCCGGGCCTCCACGTACTCGTCCCCTCCCGATGGCTCGTCCCGCTCCATGCTTTCCCGTTCTATATTCCACGCACAAATAAATTCCTGTCCTAATCAATTTACATTCCTAATTTCTGAAGACGTATAGAAAGTGCCGTTGTCTCTCTATTTTGTCATAAAATCGTATAATTGAAATGTCCGGTCGTCGAACACACCTCGTGGAAATCCATTCGTGATGTTACACGTTCGCCGTGCGGGCGGTGATTCACCGTGATCGACTCGTCCGCCCTCCGACGGTATCGCTTGATCGCCCTGACGGAGGTCCGACGGGGAACTCGCGCGATGCTGGAACGAAAGACCCAGCTCGTGTTGCTCGGCTTCGCCGGGCTCATGATGCTGCTTCCGCTGGGACTGTTCACGTTCTTCTCGTTCCAGCTCGGCGTTGACCTCCGGACGGGCGCGGACATTCCGGAGTTTATCGGAGCGCCGCAAGTACGCAGCGCCGTCGCGCTGGCGTGGCTCGCCGTCTCCGCGTTCGTCACCATGCGGACGGTCAACTATCGCGGCGACCCTGACGCCCCCGCCGGCTTGCTCACCACCGTGCCGGTGTTCGACGCCGTCGTCGGCTTCCTGCTCGCTGAGGCTGTCGTCGTCGGTGCGTGGGCCGCGCTGCCGATGCTCGTCTTCGCGGGAAGTCTCGCCGTCGGCGCCCACGCCGCCGCTCCCGTGCTCGCGCTTCCGGTCGTCGGTGCGGTCGTGCTCGCGTGGGCCGTTCCGGTCGGATTTCTCGTCGGCATCGTCGTCCGCCACGCGCTGTTGACGGTCGACCCGATCGCCAGCAACAGGACCGCACTCATCATCGTCGCCATGGTGGCGTACTTCGGGTTGCTGATGACCGACGCCTTCGGCGTGATCGTGTCGGCGATCTTCCCGTTTCTGGCGGCGCTCCCAGTCGGCTGGATCGGGGACCTGCTAGTGCTCGACCTCCCGAGGATCACCGCTGCGCCGGTCCGGATACTCGGCTCGGTTGCGATCACCGCAGTCGTCGTCCCCGTGCTGGTCACCGCGAGCGCACGCGTCGCCGAGGCCCACTGGCTCGCAGACGGCGTGATCGAGGGCGACGACGACTCGGATGCCGACACCGTGGTCGGTGACTCGGCCATCGATCGCATCGCCGACCTGCTACCGGACGGCGTCGGCCGTCCCACCCGGTCGGTCGTTCGGGCGGTCGTCGTCCGGGCTCGCCGGTCGCCAGTCCAGTTGCTGTATCTCATCTATCCGCTGTTCGCCGCGTTCCCGGTTGCACAGGACATCTACACGGCGGGATCGATTCCGGGATACTTGCCTTGGCTGCTGCCCGTCTTCGTGA
This window contains:
- a CDS encoding CopD family protein, producing the protein MTASVIPMAKDGLLEPEAVERASGTLTTITRVSSLLLLLSGSLMASSFYTASGLFSTGRGHLVLTMVALWLVLTGLLEMTTRRLEDGLQAQRVRAPADETETWFRAASVVGFALLTIAGILSSGLI
- a CDS encoding ABC transporter substrate-binding protein, with product MTDPNTGRNRRTVLQGIGAAMAAGSLAGCLGGGGSDSEGATYWTTQVEQDRQDVLSSLIDSFESDSEDSIDMIAVEEGDLPTQISSARASGTLPAFGEWGLDPMQNLGSEGLLSTESAQAVVESIGRDDFADGAISLATSSDGNLLAVPAHGWVQGFWYRQSAFDDAGLSAPTTWDSILEAAETLHDPDNDQYGIVVGSDETPFARQCFTPYARSNGARVLNADGEIVFDSQEMIEALDFYGSLAQYSPPGADTFETANNTYLNEQCHMIMYSSYIMGDIASNTDGMAANTSFAPYIERERRSSFGQLVLFNILDSASDADRETAEAFIEHVLTGEQYVDFLHMAPGGMNPVLSSTAQSEAYRDNETLQAWGQDTLEDISGAFDNIERFGYVDGQMIPAFGEITNRSLVAQAVRRVSEGEDAETVATDVADQMRNVIN
- a CDS encoding DUF6684 family protein — protein: MVEQPLDRETILDVTVNVIPLVMLVVFILLFTVVTPWGPRFGPDNTIPTLIMYGHLLFTALVLVLITYQSAKVISRDEP
- a CDS encoding NAD(P)-dependent oxidoreductase, whose amino-acid sequence is MTKAIVVGPLFEDVWPLAADHLRELWAERGPVEFRRLDETPDRLLDAVDEPGDVTELAALGVPVTEDDADALTALESAFVMTDSMYGVDADAHELLAERGVAVHDHTDEGFWAQSVAEFGLGLTIDALRQIPQKHAEMVESHEPWDLDKLDNEVPGANGHQFADDPAFTNGTVAGTRVRVAGVGNIGSTYADAVGSLGADVAAYDPYADEPCFHRTGADRVWSLEELVADAEVFAPTVPLTDATEGLITADHVHALPEGCVVVLITRAGVIDMDAVRERVLADEIALAADVWDEEPLSLDDPLLDRHNVVHTPHIAGRTRDANESWAERLDAHFRAAE
- a CDS encoding riboflavin synthase, with protein sequence MYAGLVSGTGRIEASTADGEGHRLRIDTNGLVDPELGDSVSVSGVCLTADRAGDGWFEAFLSTETVERTYLAELPIGAQVNLESPLALGESIDGHLVGGTVTATSEVAATEDIGTGWRYEFSIPDGFAPYLAEKGAVAVDGASLTVSELAGDRFAVAVIPETRELTTLSEKSRGDPVHLEPDPVATYVDRQMMLGRA
- a CDS encoding TrmB family transcriptional regulator; the encoded protein is MDEQELRAGLQEAGLSQYEADAYLAVLERGTAPAVKIAEQTGIPKSRIYDVLEDLEREDYVETFEQDSALSARPRDPSEVMADLQQRANRLATTAEAIEDRWERPEISGHKITIVKRFDSVIEQFRAAAEEATNRIQIAVSPSQFEAVRPALADAVDRGVFVKLTLATGLEDPHAVEDIAFADVATEARHRTLPAPFTALVDRTHTFFSSESHPSDQYGIIIDDQTLTYVFHWYFQSALWGTWQPVYDAVDDGIKREYVDIRECVQDIAPIVNDGTTIPATVNGFDIRTGEEVTLSGEITEIISAGMPDTDGSLTLTQLAGQATLVLESDGREYGIGGRGATLEDVEARRIVLDPPESLSDGGT
- a CDS encoding sugar phosphate isomerase/epimerase family protein, with protein sequence MRYGLNQSGFPADDLAETCSILAAAGYDGIEPNVERDGQLTTESGRQEVAGIVDAHDLTVPAISTISHWEYPLSSADEVRRRIGVEIARDMIDAAAALDAEDVLIVPAVVDDGASYDADYERAVQSVRELAGYAADRGVAVAVENVQNNFLPSPDEFAAFLDDVEDAGPIGAYVDVGNALRSGLPSRWLRTLDDRISKIHVKDWLVDHHRVTYPPQGDVDWARVLDAVDAIEYDGWITAEVPPYPSFPERMPADVLDTMRFLFEDGGDRR